One Caretta caretta isolate rCarCar2 chromosome 6, rCarCar1.hap1, whole genome shotgun sequence genomic region harbors:
- the ANKRD13D gene encoding ankyrin repeat domain-containing protein 13D isoform X2 — translation MARAGDAFPLHLLAWHNRHQALESELRTGQHDIELIDPRGRTPLELAVSLGNLESARVLLRHNANVGRENANGWTVLQEAVSTGDPEMVQLVLQYRDYQRATNRLAGIPELLNKLRRAPDFYVEMKWEFTSWEEGAVVMEVDHDKQVVYTETLSLALHEPELMLAAMQPTEEHVASRLTSPIVSTHLDTKNIAFERNKSGIWGWRSEKMEVISGYEAKVYSASNVELITKTRTEHLSDQDKSRTKGSKTPFQSFLGIAQQHASHNGAPVLQSATLTNPTAITPEEYFDPSFNLEARNIGRPIEMSNKVQRFKATLWLCEDHPLSLVEQVTPIIDLMAISNAHFAKLRDFITLKLPPGFPVKIEIPLFHVLNARITFSNLCGCDESLSSVRVCGPAPSSSPGDAREPAAGAEAPPNPKVFPFPCEVDPVVFEVPQGYAMLGAGRNEPMRDEDDDLLQFAIQQSLLDAGTETDQVTIWEALTNTRPGSNPPSYDEELQLERAIQESIFLQSGQGLAAAESGGGGNGNNSIVPLEDSLAPSTNGSSSSALPPPAYPSFDEQLRLAMELSSREQEEQERRRREEDEELQRILQLSLTEK, via the exons ATGGCCCGGGCCGGAGACGCCTTCCCGCTGCACCTGCTGGCCTGGCACAACCGGCACCAGGCGCTGGAGAGCGAGCTACGCACTGGGCAG CACGATATTGAGTTGATCGACCCACGGGGCCGCACGCCCCTGGAGCTGGCCGTGTCGCTGGGCAACCTTGAGTCGGCCCGGGTGCTGCTACGGCACAACGCCAACGTGGGCAGGGAGAATGCCAATGGCTGGACAG TCCTGCAGGAGGCCGTCAGCACTGGGGACCCTGAGATGGTGCAGCTGGTGCTCCAATATCGTGACTACCAGCGTGCCACTAACCGCCTGGCTGGCATCCCCGAGCTGCTCAACAAACTGCGCAGG GCCCCTGATTTCTACGTAGAGATGAAGTGGGAGTTCACCAGCTGGG AGGAGGGCGCCGTGGTGATGGAGGTGGATCACGACAAGCAGGTGGTCTACACAGAGACGCTGTCGCTGGCCCTGCACGAGCCGGAGCTGATGCTGGCTGCCATGCAGCCCACCGAGGAGCATGTGGCCAGCCGGCTGACCTCGCCCATCGTCTCCACCCACCTCGACACCAAGAACATCGCCTTCGAGCG GAATAAGTCTGGGATCTGGGGCTGGCGCTCGGAGAAGATGGAAGTGATCAGTGGCTATGAAGCCAAG GTTTACAGCGCCAGCAACGTGGAGCTCATCACTAAAACAAGAACCGAGCACCTATCGGACCAGGACAAGTCCCGCACCAAAG GCTCCAAGACACCCTTCCAGTCCTTCCTGGGGATCGCCCAGCAGCATGCCTCCCACAACGGG GCCCCCGTGCTGCAGTCCGCCACCCTCACCAACCCCACGGCCATCACCCCGGAGGAGTACTTTGACCCCAGCTTCAACCTGGAGGCCCGCAACATTGGCCGCCCTATTGAGATGTCCAACAAAGTGCAGAG GTTCAAGGCCACGCTGTGGCTATGTGAGGATCACCCCCTGTCACTGGTGGAGCAGGTGACGCCCATAATTGACCTCATGGCCATCAGCAATGCCCACTTCGCCAAGCTGCGTGATTTCATCACCCTCAAGCTGCCGCCTGGATTCCCTGTCAAAATCG agATCCCCCTCTTCCATGTGCTCAATGCACGAATCACCTTCAGCAACCTGTGCGGGTGTGATGAGTCGTTGAGCTCCGTGCGGGTCtgcggccctgcccccagctcgtCTCCAGGGGACGCCAGAGAGccagctgcaggggcagaggcgCCCCCCAACCCCAAAG taTTCCCGTTCCCCTGCGAGGTGGACCCGGTGGTGTTCGAGGTGCCACAGGGCTACGCTATGCTGGGCGCTGGCCGCAACGAGCCCATGCGGGACGAGGATGACGACCTGCTGCAGTTTGCCATCCAGCAGAGCCTGCTCGATGCTGGCACCGAGACTGACCAG GTGACTATCTGGGAGGCGCTGACCAACACGCGCCCAGGCTCCAACCCCCCTTCCTATGATGAGGAGTTGCAGCTGGAGCG CGCCATCCAGGAGAGCATATTCCTGCagtcggggcagggcctggctgcagctgagTCTGGTGGCGGAGGCAACGGCAACAACAGCATCGTCCCTCTTGAGGACAGCCTGGCACCTAGCACCAATGGCTCCTCCTCCTCGGCCCTGCCTCCCCCGGCCTACCCCAGCTTCGACGAACAGCTGCGCCTGGCCATGGAGCTGTCATCGCgggagcaggaggagcaggaGCGCCGGCGGCGTGAGGAGGATGAGGAGCTGCAGCGCATCCTCCAGCTCTCCCTGACGGAGAAGTAA
- the ANKRD13D gene encoding ankyrin repeat domain-containing protein 13D isoform X1, with translation MARAGDAFPLHLLAWHNRHQALESELRTGQHDIELIDPRGRTPLELAVSLGNLESARVLLRHNANVGRENANGWTVLQEAVSTGDPEMVQLVLQYRDYQRATNRLAGIPELLNKLRRAPDFYVEMKWEFTSWVPLVSKVCPSDVYRVWKRGESLRVDTTLLGFEHMTWQRGRRSYIFKGEEEGAVVMEVDHDKQVVYTETLSLALHEPELMLAAMQPTEEHVASRLTSPIVSTHLDTKNIAFERNKSGIWGWRSEKMEVISGYEAKVYSASNVELITKTRTEHLSDQDKSRTKGSKTPFQSFLGIAQQHASHNGAPVLQSATLTNPTAITPEEYFDPSFNLEARNIGRPIEMSNKVQRFKATLWLCEDHPLSLVEQVTPIIDLMAISNAHFAKLRDFITLKLPPGFPVKIEIPLFHVLNARITFSNLCGCDESLSSVRVCGPAPSSSPGDAREPAAGAEAPPNPKVFPFPCEVDPVVFEVPQGYAMLGAGRNEPMRDEDDDLLQFAIQQSLLDAGTETDQVTIWEALTNTRPGSNPPSYDEELQLERAIQESIFLQSGQGLAAAESGGGGNGNNSIVPLEDSLAPSTNGSSSSALPPPAYPSFDEQLRLAMELSSREQEEQERRRREEDEELQRILQLSLTEK, from the exons ATGGCCCGGGCCGGAGACGCCTTCCCGCTGCACCTGCTGGCCTGGCACAACCGGCACCAGGCGCTGGAGAGCGAGCTACGCACTGGGCAG CACGATATTGAGTTGATCGACCCACGGGGCCGCACGCCCCTGGAGCTGGCCGTGTCGCTGGGCAACCTTGAGTCGGCCCGGGTGCTGCTACGGCACAACGCCAACGTGGGCAGGGAGAATGCCAATGGCTGGACAG TCCTGCAGGAGGCCGTCAGCACTGGGGACCCTGAGATGGTGCAGCTGGTGCTCCAATATCGTGACTACCAGCGTGCCACTAACCGCCTGGCTGGCATCCCCGAGCTGCTCAACAAACTGCGCAGG GCCCCTGATTTCTACGTAGAGATGAAGTGGGAGTTCACCAGCTGGG tgccccTGGTCTCCAAGGTGTGCCCAAGCGACGTGTACCGGGTGTGGAAGCGTGGCGAGAGCCTGCGGGTTGACACCACCCTGCTGGGCTTTGAGCACATGACCTGGCAGCGCGGGCGGCGCAGCTATATCTTCAAGGGGGAAG AGGAGGGCGCCGTGGTGATGGAGGTGGATCACGACAAGCAGGTGGTCTACACAGAGACGCTGTCGCTGGCCCTGCACGAGCCGGAGCTGATGCTGGCTGCCATGCAGCCCACCGAGGAGCATGTGGCCAGCCGGCTGACCTCGCCCATCGTCTCCACCCACCTCGACACCAAGAACATCGCCTTCGAGCG GAATAAGTCTGGGATCTGGGGCTGGCGCTCGGAGAAGATGGAAGTGATCAGTGGCTATGAAGCCAAG GTTTACAGCGCCAGCAACGTGGAGCTCATCACTAAAACAAGAACCGAGCACCTATCGGACCAGGACAAGTCCCGCACCAAAG GCTCCAAGACACCCTTCCAGTCCTTCCTGGGGATCGCCCAGCAGCATGCCTCCCACAACGGG GCCCCCGTGCTGCAGTCCGCCACCCTCACCAACCCCACGGCCATCACCCCGGAGGAGTACTTTGACCCCAGCTTCAACCTGGAGGCCCGCAACATTGGCCGCCCTATTGAGATGTCCAACAAAGTGCAGAG GTTCAAGGCCACGCTGTGGCTATGTGAGGATCACCCCCTGTCACTGGTGGAGCAGGTGACGCCCATAATTGACCTCATGGCCATCAGCAATGCCCACTTCGCCAAGCTGCGTGATTTCATCACCCTCAAGCTGCCGCCTGGATTCCCTGTCAAAATCG agATCCCCCTCTTCCATGTGCTCAATGCACGAATCACCTTCAGCAACCTGTGCGGGTGTGATGAGTCGTTGAGCTCCGTGCGGGTCtgcggccctgcccccagctcgtCTCCAGGGGACGCCAGAGAGccagctgcaggggcagaggcgCCCCCCAACCCCAAAG taTTCCCGTTCCCCTGCGAGGTGGACCCGGTGGTGTTCGAGGTGCCACAGGGCTACGCTATGCTGGGCGCTGGCCGCAACGAGCCCATGCGGGACGAGGATGACGACCTGCTGCAGTTTGCCATCCAGCAGAGCCTGCTCGATGCTGGCACCGAGACTGACCAG GTGACTATCTGGGAGGCGCTGACCAACACGCGCCCAGGCTCCAACCCCCCTTCCTATGATGAGGAGTTGCAGCTGGAGCG CGCCATCCAGGAGAGCATATTCCTGCagtcggggcagggcctggctgcagctgagTCTGGTGGCGGAGGCAACGGCAACAACAGCATCGTCCCTCTTGAGGACAGCCTGGCACCTAGCACCAATGGCTCCTCCTCCTCGGCCCTGCCTCCCCCGGCCTACCCCAGCTTCGACGAACAGCTGCGCCTGGCCATGGAGCTGTCATCGCgggagcaggaggagcaggaGCGCCGGCGGCGTGAGGAGGATGAGGAGCTGCAGCGCATCCTCCAGCTCTCCCTGACGGAGAAGTAA